DNA from Prunus persica cultivar Lovell chromosome G6, Prunus_persica_NCBIv2, whole genome shotgun sequence:
cagTTTTTCAACTTATGGCACTTTCGtccttttttccaaaatttcatgTAATCAAAAAGCATGCCTACTAGAATCCCGAGGGGTAAACCAACTCAATGCAATAGTTTTTCAGTGTAACTCCCCAGCCACCAAGAACAAGGATGGCAACTAAGCTCCAAGTTCAAACGAGCACAAATGGAAACCACTTATCCTAAATGATTTGGCAATGCAATCACGCAGAAATTGTGCAACTGAAATAGACCGATAAGATGaacagaaaacatgaaaataaatgGACCTACCGAAATTTTGTAGTGATTAAAAGAAATAGGCTCCCTTACAATCATAAAACAGTCTACATGATAGTCAAAACTAACATCCgtaaaatgagaaaaaaaaaaaaacaaaacaaaataaataagggaaTTGAAGAACTTAAACAATGGCATTGGCTGCACTTGCAATCCTTGGCCACAGATCAGCACATTCCTTTCCAATAGGTCCAGTGATCGCAGACCCTACGACAGCAAGTGAAATGAAGAACATTGTTAAGATAATGGTCCTACAATGTCGAAACTAATGGCAGATGACTTAACTGCATTTCAGACAgaccaatattttcacatcaccTGAACTAAGACAAGCCTTACTTACCACATTCTAGGACTTCCAAGGCTACAGAATCAAATAGTataagcaagcaagcaatcaTGCATGCACTATATTAAACCTCCAAAACCACAAAATAGTATATTCTTATAGTGAAGTTATTAATAGGTGACACTATCATAGAACAGCTACACACCTTTCATTTCGCCCTTTGGATTTACGATGACACCAGCATTATCTGCATCACAAGAACAATCACGGTCAGAAACCTTGAGGAGCAGAATGACTTATATCGTAAGAGCAGATCTTAAACTACAAAATACTTCAATTTTTGAGATAAGTCAAACTCCAACTGCAATGTATCTGTCTAAAATCTTAATTTTAAACTCTCTACaaagtccaaaacaaaatggtCAGCTCCATTGGTATAATCatacaaacacaaacagaaaAGTATATGATCATTCAGAGCAACCATCCTAAACAACAATTTAAATTCCAACAGCACAATCGCTCACAACCAGTGCACAAACAATATCAAGAAAAACTATGGTGATGCACGATAACCTGGATATTACAAAATAAACATACCAAACCAGCTTAACTATTTAACAGGACACACCAATTActtccacatcaattaaagcattcaattcaattcaacgCATAACCAATCAAacacttttgtttcttctaaACAAGTTCATatcaacagaaaaaaaaatctttatcTAACATAAACACAATAAATTACCTTCGAAGTACATGAAAACACCGTCCTTTCGGCGCCATGGCTTGCGCTGGCGCACAATAACAGCGGGCAAGACCTTCTTACGGAGATCAGGCTTGCCTTTCTTGACAGTTGCCATCACCATGTCACCAACACAAGCAGAAGGGAGGCGGTTAAGGCGACCCTTGATTCCCTTTACAGAAATTATGTAAAGGTTCTTAGCACCGGTGTTGTCTGCGCAGTTCACTGTGGCAGCCACCGGCAGACCCAGCGACATCCGGAACTTGTTTCCGGCAGACCCTCCACGACCTGCAATTCAAACAAATTTATGAACTTTTAacataaaagagaagaaacccATCAAGCTGTGAtcttttggaaagaaaatctCGGGTTAGAGAGGAATTAAGGGTTGATCCATTTTAGTCATTTTCCACCTGCACCATGTTTGGTTGCTCAGGAAAGTATAACTCTTTGGACCAGTTGAGGCTAGAGATTGAAATctgaaaaaacaagaaatactagagagagagagaaagagagagagagagagacctcgTTTCGACATGGCCGCCAAACCAAAGAGACTTCAGATCTCAAGACTGAGAAGTGGCCTGCGGTTTTGGGCTCCGGAGTTTAAATATAGATGGACTAGGGTTTTGTCCTACACAACTTTTCCTCgcagtttttgttttagacATTTTCCTCCTGCATTGTtcgctgtttttttttttttggtctgatcACTGTTCGCTGTTGTAATTGAACTTTTTATTGGGCATGTATaattaaacaattaaattCTAATATTCTATGGTTGATGCTTCAAATTATAATGttaatgttttttaaaaaaacaagtgataatttattttaaatccaTTTAAGTTACGGGGAGAGAGATTCAAATTTGGGTGCAGAACGTAGAATACATTCGCTCTAACCAACTCAACTAAGTCCATGTCTACATATTAATGTTCTtcttatgtgttttttttccgtAAAATAAGTCATCGCCAAAAGCGAGACCTAAATTTAGCATATTAACAAATGGAATGATATACAACTTGAGTTGATTGACCACAGATACTGTACACAACGACTTTCTtactgagaaaaaaaaaaaaaaaagcaaagcaTGATATTTGGCTCATGTCTTTTCCACCACTACAGAGAGAGCCGCTCGCTTTCAGGAGCATGAAACTCAAACCTGAAGTCATTCCTCAATTTTCAGTGACAATGGGAATTTGGATGATGAAATAAGTCAAATCAAGTTGATTACAATTTTCCCACGAAAACGCACAGAATGAGATAGCATTACAAGGATCCTGTTTACGATCACCAGTGTGCTTCTATGGCTTCTACAAAATATCTCTAATCTTCTCCAACCTTCTGCttaaattttctcactttcaaCAAAATTGTCTAGTTTTGGGGCTTGGAAGCATTCCCATTCAAAAATTTGATCAGCCACTGCTATGCTTCATAACCATCAGCTACCATATCACACAGTCAAGTTAAGCCAGTTTAAGGTACAGCCTCGGTCACTGCTCATCTAACTGCAAAAGCAAGCCATTAGTCAAGTTTTTATCTTTTCCCCGCACATGAAAACAGCCATAATTACCAGCAACAAAGACGAATGAAGTACTAGataaactgaaaattttcatCACTGGGGAGGAGTTGAGTTTATAGCCTCAGAAATTAGCATGGATGGAATAGTCACAAGGAACCAAAACACCAACTATCACCCACCcctctttcaaaaaaaaaaaaagaatttgtcACAGAGCCtgaaaaacctcataaaaataattgCTACGAATGccttttttatcatttttgtaAACTGTAGTGTTGCTTACCTTTTCGTCCTTTCTGTCTTTTGCTCCGACAAGCTACACTTCCACAATTACACTGAAATGCCTCAATAGGATGTTCTAGATCATCAAAGTCAATCCCATAATCCTGCAAAAGGATTTTGCTGATCATTTTATGAACACAGAAATTCAAACTTTCCAATAACTCAATATGGAACAGTTGGCAAAGCACTCATAATGGTACTGGATGAAATTGCATGTAACTTTGCGGCACTGGACTAGAACAGGTGTATTTCATACATATAATAAGTAGTACACATACCATtataaaaaatgaagacaAATGAAAAACTTTCACTGTGTGACATccaaaataaaccccaatggTAGGTCGTCTAATGCTCAACTCTCCCACAACGCAAACTCAAAAATTCTCAAACTTGCTAGTGGAACTTAGTAAGTTCCCAGTTGGGACCAACCTACTGTAATCCCAAAATCAAAGCcatattcttttattttctttttctccaattGCCAAGAAGAGTTTCAAGTAGTAGAGAGAAAAGCAAGTTCACTCACCCACGTCAGCTCTTCAAAATCACTCACTGTCCTGGTTGTAAAAAAGGCAAGCTGCATACAAGGAGCACAAAGAAGATACTCAGAGATGCTTCTCATTCACAATGTATAATCACAATCAAACAGAAAGCCTTCAAACTTTTGAATGTGTATACATAGTGTGTATACGTGTGTGTAAGAATTCACATAAGAAGCAACCAAACCCATACATGATAATAGTGACGGTCAGGAGTCTCCACTTGAACTGGGATATCAATCAAATTTGCATCACAGCATCTGGAattataaaggaaaaaataataaagaaaatacagGGAGCAAAatgatttaaaaaattgacTAGAGTCATATGATCTTTGTCTAGATCAATGAATATGACAATTGCTCCTAATAGTTAATTCAATGTAAGAGGTTCCACTTGTTTATTTGACTCGGTAGGAATGAGCAGACCACTTATTATGCCAAGATTCCTCAGTTCTAAATTATATCACCGAAATTACCTGCATAGGCAAGGATTAAAAATGCAGGTGTGTATATAccatttatatatacacacatataaaAATGGGAAATATGACCTCCTTAACCTAagacaaagacaaaaaagaaaatgcagacGCATTGAAATATTACCTATGATTGATAAATCTTGCAACATTTCCATGAAATGTTGCATCAAGACAAAGTGCATCCTCATCCCTCAAAACCCGCTCTGAGCCCCAATCCGCATCTAGTGTTACAGGGTAGGTATGCCTCTCAGCTCCACTGCTGTGCGTATTTCGCTCATATAACTCTGTATTGGTCAATATCTCCCCAACATATTCACACACAAATGTCCCCTTCTGCAAGACCTCTAATGTTCTGACACCCCAGCCTTTTCCTTCAGGAGTCAAGAACACCTGAAGCATATCAGAACAAGATGTATTTACTGGTTTATTACAACTTACAATGATCTCCGTAAAACAAATTCTAACATCTAAAATGGCATATTATTAACAACGTAATTAAAAAAGTACCATTTCATAAGGATTaacaatgaaaacaaatttaacaGAGCTACCAGTGTTCGTTGTTAATAGCCAATCAATGGATGCTTCAAGAAGATAGTACAAGATTAAAAGAGCAATAAGTATGGCATTGCGCTAATCTAGAATTTATAagtaaagaaatgaaaacccTGGTGAAATATTGTGCAGCTTCAGCTAGTAATCAATTAGCCAAATAAGATATCCAAATTGAAAGTTACTACCAAAAGGTACGAAGTCAAAATAACCTGTAACTTGCAGGAAATACCCCTTTGCACTACACGGTTTCCACACCACAAGTCGCATCCACATTTTCTCCAGCATTCTTTAATAAACTTTCTGATGTGGTGACCTTTGCATTTTTCAGGCATGTACTCATTCTTCAACCTCTCATGGGGGCAGTCttgacaataaaaaaaattttgcttATCTGGTTCCCTCATGCAAGCTGTTAGAAAGTCTTCTTTTAGCAGGCCTTGTTTTGTGTACACAAAATCCCCACCGGTTTCTTGAGCGCATGCACATGGAAATTCTGATGAAAGACAATCTCCTGAACAACCAATGCAGCAGTCTTCATCCGAAATACGGGCCAGTGAGATATTCACATTGGCATGTTGGTAAACTATATTATCCGGAATATAATTGAACTTCGGGAGAGActcatttccaatttcatctGCCAATgatattttcactttttcgGTAGATTTTGATATGTCATCGAGAGATTTAATTGGCTTCTTTCCCTCACGAGTGATACCATTTAAATCTACCTGAGAATGTTCTATTCTACAAGGTCCCTTACTTGGTCCTGAAACATGGAGGGCATCCCGACCACTTGTACCCACTTCGGAGGACGCCAAGGATGTGACAGAGTTACCCCCAGTTGAACCCCCTGATGAACCTGGAAGAGTTAGACAGTAGCATGCTAGGTGGTCAGAAAAAATCCAGTAGCAGCTAAGGCTTCAATAGGATGG
Protein-coding regions in this window:
- the LOC18772748 gene encoding 60S ribosomal protein L23 → MSKRGRGGSAGNKFRMSLGLPVAATVNCADNTGAKNLYIISVKGIKGRLNRLPSACVGDMVMATVKKGKPDLRKKVLPAVIVRQRKPWRRKDGVFMYFEDNAGVIVNPKGEMKGSAITGPIGKECADLWPRIASAANAIV
- the LOC18774254 gene encoding histone-lysine N-methyltransferase SUVR4, yielding MTNNPRVLKAFKATRALGIPDRLVKPVLKNLLAVYDKNWELIEEDNYRTLVDAYFESQDNKGEEDKTEVDTGHGGSERPTKKLHLANDEDHGESEIPSRMVSRQASMESSEPCLRDGRAGSSSQIPLKQSRDKGKNLTSSAVSRGNHKKDFLIPKTEESTNCVPVSAQPAPMRRPGSSGGSTGGNSVTSLASSEVGTSGRDALHVSGPSKGPCRIEHSQVDLNGITREGKKPIKSLDDISKSTEKVKISLADEIGNESLPKFNYIPDNIVYQHANVNISLARISDEDCCIGCSGDCLSSEFPCACAQETGGDFVYTKQGLLKEDFLTACMREPDKQNFFYCQDCPHERLKNEYMPEKCKGHHIRKFIKECWRKCGCDLWCGNRVVQRGISCKLQVFLTPEGKGWGVRTLEVLQKGTFVCEYVGEILTNTELYERNTHSSGAERHTYPVTLDADWGSERVLRDEDALCLDATFHGNVARFINHRCCDANLIDIPVQVETPDRHYYHLAFFTTRTVSDFEELTWDYGIDFDDLEHPIEAFQCNCGSVACRSKRQKGRKVR